Below is a window of Anomaloglossus baeobatrachus isolate aAnoBae1 chromosome 8, aAnoBae1.hap1, whole genome shotgun sequence DNA.
TGGAATGCATGGCTGTAGAGAGGAGACGAAAGGGGAGTGCAGGGCAGTatagaggagagaaagtggagtgCAGGGCAGTATAGAGGAGAGAACGTGGAGTGCAGGGCAGTATAGAGGAAAGAAAGGGGAGTGCAGGGCAGTATAGAGGAGAGAAAGGGGAGAACAGTGTAGTACAGAGGAGAGAAAGGGGCGTGCAGGGCAGTATAGAGGAGAGAAAGGGGAGTGCAGGGCAGTATAGAGGAGAGAAAGCGGAGTGCAGGGCAGTATAGAGGAGAGAAAGGGGAGTAAAGAGGACAGGGGAGTGAAGGGCAGTAGAAAGGAAAGGGGGGTGCAGGGCAGTATAGAGGAGAGAAAATGGAAGTGCAGGGCAGTATAGAGGAGAGAAAGGGCAGTAAAGAGGACAGGGGAGTGAAGGGCAGTAGAAAGGAAAGGGGGGTGCAGGGCAGTATAGAGGAGAGAAAATGGAAGTGCAGGGCAGTAATGAGGAGAGAAAGGGCAGTAAAGAGGACAGGGGAGTGAAGGGCAGTAGAAAGGAAAGGGGAATGCAGGGCAGTATAGAGGAGAGAAAGGGGAGTGCAGGGCAGTATAGAGGAGATAAAGGGGAGTGCAGGGCAGTATAGAGGAGAGAAAGGGGAGTGCAGGGCAGTATAGAGGAGAGAAAGGGGAGTGCAGGGCAGTATAGAGGAGAGAAAGGGGAGTGCAGGGCAGTATAGAGGAGAGAAAGGGGAGTGCAGGGCAGTATAGAGGAGAGAAAGGGGAGTGCAGGGCAGTATAGAGGAGAGAAAGGGGAGTGCAGGGCAGTATAGAGGAGAGAAAGGGGAGTGCAGGGCAGTATAGAGGAGAGAAAGGGGAGTGCAGGGCAGTAGAAAGGGGAGTGCACAGGAGTGAACTGAGACAAAGTGGAGTGCATGTGAGTAAACTGAGAGAAAGTGGAATGCATGGCTGTAGAGAGGAGACGAAAGGGGAGTGCAGGGCAGTATAGAGGAGAGAAAATGGAAGTGCAGGGCAGTAATGAGGAGAGTAAGGGGAGTAAAGAGGACAGGGGAGTGCAGGGCAGTAGAAAGGAAAGGGGAGTGCAGGGCAGTATAGAGGAGAGAAAATGGAAGTGCAGGGCAGTAGTGAGGAGAGAAAGGGCAGTAAAGAGGACAGGGGAGTGCAGGGCGGAAGAGAGGAAAGGGGGTTGCAGGGCAGTAGAAAGGGGAGTGCAGGGCAGTATAGAGGACAGGGGAGTGCAGGgcggaagagaggagagaaaggggctTACATAGAGAGGAgtagagaggagagaaaggggagTGCAGGGCGGTAGAGATGAGAGAAAGAGGCTTACAGAGCAGTATAGAGGAGAGAAAGGGGAGCACAGGAGTGTGCAGGGCACTATAGAGGAGAGAAAGGGGAGCACAGGAGTGTGCAGGGCACTTTCATGATAATATATGAATCCATTACAGTCTCATTTTTGTAAAATGGCCACTGCAGTAAATTTCTTTCATTTTGTTATAAGAAGAATGAGTGAGGGTCATAGCTGGAGGATATAGGAAGATCAAACAGATCGCACAGGGATAGAAGGGTAGCAGTTCTTTGCACAAATATCTATTTCTTTTGACCATAGGGCTGGTTTATTATGGATCATCTGACCGCTCTATAACTCTATTGTGGCAGTTCACACACAAACCTCTTTGTTGGTGCCTCCATGCTTATCTGTAAACTGAAGATTTCTTGGCTGCTGCATACATGTGAGATTTCCTTTCTGCACTGGATTGTTACTTACTCGCTGCTCTCGCCTCTGGTTGAATAGACACATCACTAAGAATTCGGGTTGATTCTGAGGAGTGCAGCACCAGCTTCCCGCACTCTGATCAGTGTgtgtcgggtccggctgcggcctcTGTAACCTAGGCATGTTTCCAATAGAGAGGAGTCATTTTTTGCATATTTTATTTATTAGAATTCCTATTCTTTATCTGTATGATGTATGCTCTATTACAAGGCAAAAACTATACAATACAAGGTTGAGAGTTATAAAATACAGTGCATATTTGCATTAAATGTTTAATGCTTCAGTACATCCAAAATTAAACTTTTGCAAGGGATATAAGATGAGGGCTAGGAAGTCTGCAAACAATTGATAGCTCCACCAATCTAGTTGCATATTCTAATTTGATCTTTAGATAATCTAATTTATAAATGAAGAGCAGGCTGCAGTGATACATCTAAAGGGTTACTGAATGTGCTGCTAATATGTGTATCCGGCACAGATGCGATATATTAAGATGAATGCTTCTTATTCACCTTTTTCTGTGTTGTAAAATGGCCGGCGTTGTGCTTCTTCCACTGGATAGGCGTGAGAAGAATTCTGGTCTGGGCATCCGGTCAATATTCACAATCGCTACCTATATGGAAAGTACATGAACAGCTTTAGCTTTATTACTTTATTATTATGTTCTTCAGCCTGGCAGTCAAGGGTCGGAGTGACACCCTAAAGCATCAAAGTATTCTTCAGTGGGATCTAACACCATGATGGAACCCAATGGTTAAGCAGTAGACAACCCCACAAGTGACTTGTTATCACTGGGGTAAATTATTTTACGGGCTGTTTCTAGAGATGAGTGGATAGATCTGCGGAGGATCGAGTTTGAGTTAAATTTCCTGAAACTCAAAATCTATGAAAATTCAATCACTTTGAGATTCGATTCACATTTCGCAAAAAAACAAACTGTCCCGGAACCATTTCGGATAGCTAATGTCGTTTTGTGTGGCCAAGCAGACTTCTCCATACTGCAGAGAGGCTGTGACCTCTTCACATCCCAGTTTATCTAACCACTccagtgttgttgttttttttgggttcttttttgggggggggttaagtgctggagtggtactttaaccaTAAGTCCACTTACCCCTGTAATATACTCACCAGCCTCATCACCTTTTTTCAGCATCACTCTTGTCCTGCGGTGTtttcttgtgcctgtaacttctgactggtcagaagtcagaagttacgccaCAAGCGCTCAGTACAAGTCTGTGAGGGCAGAACAaggctgtcatagacttgtattgagttataACCTCCGGTGCTTCCATGGAACACTGCAGAgacccggcaggtcacaaatcactggagaCCGACTGGAGTAATGCTGACAAGAGATAAagatgccggagggtgagtatCAGACACGGGGCAGCTGACTTAAattcaaagcaccactccagtagggAACTTCAATAAAAACAAACCTGCTGGAATGGTTCTTTAAGCAGATTATTATCATGCCTTTTACAATGGAGGTTAGTACATCGCTTGGAGATCAGCGGTTCCAAGGGGAGTTCCTTCTTTTTCTGCCTCTATCACTCTCCCTCTCCCCATTTTCCACTCTCTTTTCTCCATTTCAGTATTGACCTAAGTGCAATTAATTCTCTacaaatcaaattttgggggaaaatttggCAAAGCCATCGAGGTTGAATTTCAAACGATCCCATCATGTGTAGTTGAGTCACAAAAAATCTATTTGATCTTGATGGTTATGTGTCCTGTATGTAAAGTGAAATGGTATGATGCTAGTAAAAGCGGAGGAGAACATGTTCATTATTGCTGGCGGGTGTACCCCCATTTATTGTGATAGATAAAAGGAACCCCATTCCATTTCCTGGAAAAATAAGTGCTTCCATCCAACACCCATCCACTTATTTTATGGGAAGCGAAGTCCAGCTCCGTGACCGGAGgtgacaccgtgtagtggccgctcttacAGTCACTGCAGCAGTTTACAAAACTTGTTTCTCCTGTTTCGCTAGGTGTAGCTTGAGGTTTGTCCTACGCAGTAACAAGGAAGAGATATTTTTCATGCTGAAGTTGAGGAATAAGAATTACATTTATTGTGGTGAAAGTAATTGATTGGATTCTACAAGATTTGAGAAGACGAGGCTTCCAGAACGGGTAGGACACAATGTGAACACAATAGTCTCCTTACCTTGGAGACCAGCCATGATAAACTGCAGAGATGGCCAGTAACCTTGCAAATGAGCAGTAAACAAAATTAAAAGTACAACCGTTCCTGAGGATGGAAAGGATTTTTAATAGCAATTAAATTACTTGAATTTACAAACACTTTGCAATTTCATCTATTTATGATTAtaagaataaccctttaagaaaaTGCAGTAAATTTGTCATTTCTTATTGTTACACATGAGCCATATACGAAGACGTCGGGAGTCACCACTGAAGTTATATATTTTGCTTACTGGCTGCACCACCCTGGTTTTATAATTTGGTTTTATATATACAGTCGTGGCCAAAAGTGTTTgctcccttaaaattgttccagaaaatgaagtatttctcccagaaaattattgcaattagacatgttttgttatacaaatgtttatttccttttgcatatattgaaacaacacaaaaacaaCTGAGtacaaaaaggcaaattggacacaacacaaaattgttggcatctttccaaaattgtgggtgaaTAACTTTATTCCAGCATGTGATGCTTATTTAAACTCATCTGAGACAAGtaagaggtgtgggcaatatgaaaatcacacccgaAACCTGATAAAAAGGGaagaatctttgcattgtgtgtctgtgtatgccacaCTAATCATGgaggacagaaagaggagaagagaactgtctgaagactatgtcattctccagagatcttgatgttcctttgttcacaatgcgcaacataatcaagaagttttcaATCATTgagactgtagctaatctccctggatgtggttgGCAGAAAAACATTGATGAGCGGTTACaaagcaggatagtccagatggtggataggtaggcccaaaaaaaaatgtaaatgtaagCCACAGTGCTTCTGGGAAAGCGTTTTGTGGACAGATGAGCCCAAGATACAGCTTTTTGGTAAAGTGCATTATGCTaccgtttactgaaaatggaatgaggcctacaaagaaaagaacacattacctacagtcacatatggtggaggttcaagatgttttggggttgtcttTCTGCCTCTAGCATTGAATGTtttgactgtgtgcaaagcatcaaGAAATCTGAAGATTATGAAAAGATTTTGGGTCGCATTGTACTGCCCAATGTTAGAAagttgggtttgcgtcctaggtgatGGGTCTTCCTGCAAGACAGTGACCTCAAACATAGTTCAAGAAGCACCTAAAAATTAATGGAAACAaactgctggagagttctgaagaggcagcaaagagtccggatctaaatcccattgaacacctgtggaaagataTGAAAATTGGTGTtgtgagaaggcgccttcaaatatgagagacccggaacagtttgcaaaagaagagtccaaaattccagtagaggtgtaaaaagcttgttgtggttataggaagcaattggttgcagatatttattccaaagagtgtgcaaccaaaatattaaccccatagcgacggcctaacgtctcaagacgtcggaaaaacagggtacttattctgttccgacgtcttgagacgtcaggccggaaaaagcttgtagcgccccccagtgacgaaaaatctcgggggtttgagctaccggaggtagctgagacacccaagattatgaatcggggttttttttttggaccccgataatgtgatcgccggtatacaccgtataccgacatacacataaaaaaaaatggcaaataatactgatttctttctcatcggacatgatcaaacatgtccgatgagaaagaaatataatcctttagtgcccccaaagcccccggtaccggagaaatcaacccccacctcccccaccggacatccaaaatggcgccgccgcgcgccgaaaactgccgccgccgccggctctgcattcatttccctccgatctgaaatgatcaaacatttcagatcggagggaaatgtcctccccctgacccctcctccggtgcaccggagatctctggtccccggagccccctccggttctccagagcgctcccccttcccccctccggagcatgcaggatgtcggcgtgcagcgcgcggccgcattcatcttgctctttctgccgcatgtgacacgtcacatgcggcagaaaggtgtccccaggtcccgccgtcaccccccgtcactccccaccagccccagcccccgcaccagcccccggtcttacgttacctggcggCTGTTGCTGCTCCGTCCTCGCGATCACtccctctggaaagctggcgggcgcatgcgcagacagcggctgtcagctggatccctgcaagcagggacgctgatgtcgctgctgcacaggctgctccactgtggaccgggggagagtgagtgcagtaatctgcagccacactcctcacatggagagactgctgttccagaaaatggggggtatgttctgtgagcgtacccctcatattctggaatgaggttactgcaggtcactctgccctaggttggaccggggcagtgtgagtgcagtattctcagattactgcacccacactgctcatggagagcttgctcttccagaaaatgggggatacgttccctgaacgtgccccccatattctagaaggtccagagtcgccgagggacctccaaaatggattacagcgaccgaaatttatttattttcaataaataaataaataaataaaaggaatgtttcggggagtttttttttttcaaatacattttttttttgtctttatttttttctattactgactgggttagtgatgtcgggtatctgtttagatgccgtgacatcactaaccccagggcttgatgccaggtgacattacagctggtatcaaccccgtatattaccccgtttgccaccgcaccagagcgcgggatgagctggagcgaagcgccaggattggcgcatctaatggatgcgccacttctggggcggctgcggcctgctatttttaggctgggaagagtccaataaccatgactcttcccaccctgagaataccagaccccagctgtccgcttcaccttggctggtgatctaatttgggggggaccccacgtttgtttgttttttttaaaaaaacgcctggggagccctccaaattgatcaccagacaaggtgaagctgtcagctgtggtttgcaggctacagctgtctgctttaccctagctggctatcaaaaataggggggaccccacgtcgtttattttaattattaattttttggggggctaaatacaaggctaggcaccctttagtgccacatgaaaggcactaaagggcgccagcttagaatatgcagggggtgggacgttatatatgtttgacatctatccattcatccattgtagcattttacgctgtgtgcccacaatcagggtttgcagcgttttgggcgcagagtgttttccctgcatccatagcgctgcattgtgcagtagaagcacagtggaaggatttttagaaatctaatgccctatgtgcttcttttctccgcagcataaaccgacctgttgtgcagcttcccgagcctcagcatgtcaatttatgctgcggagacaagagtgttgtctgcaggtagcatagagctccacaacagcctgaacccaaatcgtgggcatgggcagctgcgttctcacgtggacaacactcacatctctgcaggaaggctgacactgtgtactagacgccgtgtcgctggatcatggccacatagcctaaaagtgagaaatttgttgctacagcaacatttttgtgaagtacctgtggattcaaaatgcttactatactcctgaataaaatccagtttcaaaaatggggtcacttgtgggggtttctgctgtataggtacccaaggggccctgctaatgtgacatggtgcccgcaatttatttcaacttttccagaattcaaatggtgctccttccattccaagccctcccatttatccaaacagaggtttttggccacatgtggggtatccctgtactcataagatattggataacaacctgtggggttcacggtttgttgttgcctcttgaaaaagtaagaaatatgatgctaaagcaacatttttgtgaaaaaaatgaaaattttcagtatggcaacctaagcttatcaaattctgtgaagtactcttggattcaaactgctcaatatacacctagataaaaaccttgaggtgtcttgtttccagaatggggtcacttgtgggaaacctccactgtttaggcaccttaggggctttccaaatgcaacatagcgtccgctaatgattccagccaattgtgcagtcaaatgtcgctccttcccttccgagccctgctgtgcacccaaacagttgattttcatcacacataaggtatctgcatactcaggagaaattgcacaataaattttatgctgaattttttccttttacacttgtaaaaaaaaaagctacctggttgaagtaacaattttgtggtaaaaatgtattttttttttttcacagctcaacattataaacttctgtgaagcacctgagggttcagggtactcaccaaacatctagataaattccttcaggggtctattttccaaaatgtggccacatgttggggagcttcactgtatagacacctcaggggctctcctaatgcaacatagcgtccgctattgattccagacaattttgcagtcaaatggcgctccttcccttccgagccctgtcatgcgcccaaacagttgatttccaccacatataaggtatcgccaaactcaggagaaattgcacaataaatttcatggtgatttttttcctgttacccttgtgaaaaaaaagctacctggttgaaataacaattttgtggtaaaattttatttttttattttcatggctcaacgttataaaattctgtgacgcacctgggggttcagggtactcaccaaacatctagataaattccttgaggggcctagtttccaaaatggggtcacttgtgcggggtttctgctgtttaggtaccttaggggacctccaaatgcgacatggtgcccgcaatctttttcagccaaatttcctttccaaaattcaaatattgctcctttcgttccaagccctcccatttgtccaaacaaaggtttcagaccacatgtgaggtaccaccgcgctcataaaaaagtgattaacaaaccttgaggttaaatttttggaattacctcttgaaaaagtgagaaaattgatgccaaagcaacatttttgagaaaattattaaaattttcaatatgacaacgtaacgttaacaaaatctgtgaagtacctgtggatctaaaatgctcaccatacccctagatagaagccttgaggggtccagtttccaaaatggcgtcacttgtgaggggtttcttctgtttaggtaccttagcggacctgtaaatgcaacatggtgcccgcaatctatttcagccaaatttgctttccaaaattcaaatattgctccttctgttccgagccctcccattagtccaaacagaggtttctgaccacatgtggggtatcggcgcgctcataagaatgtggggaacaagttttgtggtccattttgttgtgttatttcttttaaaagtgaataaatttgggttagagcaacatttttaggtaaaatttaatttttgctttttttcattccacattgcttttgtttcatgtgaagcacctgaagggttaataaacttcttgaatgtggttttgagtactttggggggtgcagtttttagactggtgtcacttttgggtattttctgtcatctaggcctattgaagtcacttcaaatgtgatgtggtccctaaaaaaatggttttgtaaattgtgatgtaaaaatgagaaatcgctgataaactttgaactcttctaacttcctaacaaaaaaaaaaatttgtttccaaaattgtgctgatgtaaagtagacaagtgggaaatgttatttattaactattttgtgtcacagaaatctctggtttaacggtataaaaattcaaaagttgaaaattgctaaattttcaaaatttttgccaaaattcaatttttttcataaataaacgcaaaaaatattgtcctaaatttggtactaacatgaagtccaatatgtgacgaaaaaacaatctcaaaatcaccaggatccgttgaagcgttccagagttataacctcatgaagtgacactggtcagaagtgcaaaatttggtctggtcattaaggtgaaaattagctccgtcactaaggggttaaattgaGGGGACAACAAATCTTGTCCTGCCCATTGTTGaggatttgtgtgaaattatgtccaattttccttttttcctctcctttttttTTTGGGTCGTTACAATACACACaagggaaataaacgtgtataacaacatatgtgtaattacaataattttctgggagaaatacttcattttctggaacaatttcaagggtgccaacactttcagccatgactgtatataatatacaggaagctTTTTAGCCATCCCGTAATGGGAGATAAAGGCAGGAAATTTGGAGAGATTGAGTTTTTGCATTGGAAAATTATTTTGAACCTACAAAACGAACATGTCTAAATAtccaggcctcattcacatgtcagtgttttactTACAAAAAAGAGAGTCAATaccttgatagggacccaacaataagaggtcacCTTGCTGTGGGATgtcgggctcacataaaactggccatttttgtgtgctaagtatctcatttttacatgtttttcatagtaaTGCAtactatattcattgttacacatatcttagcactacagagtgcaactgtctctttattttgttgctatgttttatgctcagtttgcacttgttcacattagaaagttaggaaatgccatcagtctttttcttttttttttttttacggctcAAAAAAAATGACCGTCTTTGGTCAGTGTGTTACCCGTTTTTCTTGATACCCAAAAGTTAATGCAGATATCTAGTAAGCAGTCAGTGATAAACCCGGATGCCATTAGTGTGAGTCCATTTTCTCTAATTCGCCCCTACACTTGCACGTTCTGTCTACAAAACAGGACATGTCTTCATTTATTCAATGCAGATTGTCAATCAGCAGCTTATAATATAATGTGGCCAGCACTGACGTGTCAATGAAGCCTTACATTGTGGGGGACTCCAGGGACGTAAAAAAATCTAGTCTTGGACATAACTTCATAGATATTGTATGCGTGCTGCTCGTGATGTGGTACAATGATGTTTCTCTTCTATTGCAGATGATGATTGTTGAATCTACACTTGTACTTTCTTAAACCTAAGAAGAGGATGAGTCCGGTTCTGCAGACTCCCAGCTCTGGGCTCTATACAGGTGTCAGATGTGGAGGTAGTGCTCCTCCAGACCCCGTCAGTGACCCTCCCAGATGGAAGAAGATTTTATATGAGCGGCAGCCTTTCCCAGACAATTATGTAGACCGAAGCTTCCTTGAAGAACTAAGGAAGAATATCTATGTTCGGCGTTATAGCTACTGGGCCGTGGTATTTGAATCCGCTATGGTCACTCAGCAACTCTGCAGCGTCTGCTCCTTCTCTGTTATTTGGTGGTACATGGACCAGGACCTACTGTCTCCACAGAAGTTGTGTGGGGTCGGCTTGGCCTTTACATTGCTTGGTTACCTTCTCTTCGATGCTGTTGACAAAGGTGCAGGGCGGCAGGAGTGTGGCCGGACCCGTTGGGATGACTTGAAGAGTTCACTGGTGTTCATAGCTTTTACTTATGGTTTCTCACCAGTACTGAAGACCCTGACGGAGTCAATAAGTACGGACACCATCTACGCCATGTCTGTTCTTATGCTCATAGGGCATCTTGTCTTTTTTGACTACGGAGCCAACGCGGCTGTAGTCTCGAGTACAATGTCAATAAATATGGCCATTTTTGCCTCGGTGTGTCTGGCTTCCCGACTTCCTCGCTCCCTCCATGCTTTTACCATGGTGACTTTTGCAATCCAGATATTTGCTCTTTGGCCTAGTCTACAAAAAAAACTAAGGGCTTTTACTCCTCGAACGTATATTTGTGTGACATTTCTTTTTGCTTTGTTCTCGGTGGCGGGACTATTGAGTATATCTGGAGTCGGAGCCTTTCTctttttcctgctgctgatgtcggTGGCATTTCTATGTCCATACTATTTAATCAGATTACAGCTATTCAAAGACAACATTCATGGGCCTTGGGATGAGGCAGAAATCATGGAGGACCTCTCCCGTTTTCTGGATTAACTTCTT
It encodes the following:
- the PIGC gene encoding phosphatidylinositol N-acetylglucosaminyltransferase subunit C; translation: MSPVLQTPSSGLYTGVRCGGSAPPDPVSDPPRWKKILYERQPFPDNYVDRSFLEELRKNIYVRRYSYWAVVFESAMVTQQLCSVCSFSVIWWYMDQDLLSPQKLCGVGLAFTLLGYLLFDAVDKGAGRQECGRTRWDDLKSSLVFIAFTYGFSPVLKTLTESISTDTIYAMSVLMLIGHLVFFDYGANAAVVSSTMSINMAIFASVCLASRLPRSLHAFTMVTFAIQIFALWPSLQKKLRAFTPRTYICVTFLFALFSVAGLLSISGVGAFLFFLLLMSVAFLCPYYLIRLQLFKDNIHGPWDEAEIMEDLSRFLD